A stretch of the Filimonas lacunae genome encodes the following:
- a CDS encoding 5-(carboxyamino)imidazole ribonucleotide synthase, which yields MKIGILGGGQLGRMLLQAGANYVVETYVLENDENCPAAHLCHHFVKGDIRDFDTVYQFGKQLNAITIEIESVNVEALEKLEAEGVKVFPRPSAIKTIKNKITQKQFYKQQEVPTSPFEVTENLAALQNLASFLPAVHKVGEGGYDGKGVQVIQDARDLEKGFNAPSVLEKMVRIKKEIALIVAMNEKGETAIYPPAEMVFDQVLNLLDYQLSPVQLPKEQLWKAEAIALRVVKGLQSPGLFAVELFIDEKDEVLVNETAPRVHNSGHHTIEANYCSQYDMLWRIMLGYPLGNTAAILPSSIVNILGSEGHTGKAVYEGLDEVLKMENVFVHLYGKTETKPGRKMGHVTIISNERIDLTYKAHKIKNTLKVISA from the coding sequence ATGAAGATTGGAATTTTAGGCGGTGGCCAGCTGGGCCGTATGTTATTACAGGCGGGAGCCAATTATGTAGTAGAAACCTATGTATTGGAAAACGACGAAAACTGCCCTGCAGCGCATTTGTGTCACCACTTTGTGAAAGGAGATATCCGTGATTTCGATACCGTATACCAGTTTGGCAAACAGCTAAACGCTATTACCATTGAAATTGAAAGCGTAAACGTAGAAGCCCTGGAAAAGCTGGAAGCAGAAGGCGTAAAAGTATTTCCACGCCCTTCGGCTATTAAAACCATCAAGAATAAAATAACCCAGAAGCAATTTTATAAGCAGCAGGAAGTGCCTACCTCCCCTTTTGAAGTAACCGAAAACCTGGCCGCCCTGCAAAACCTTGCTTCCTTTTTACCAGCCGTACATAAAGTAGGCGAAGGTGGCTACGATGGCAAAGGCGTTCAGGTAATACAGGATGCCAGAGACCTGGAAAAAGGCTTTAACGCACCTTCCGTTTTAGAAAAAATGGTAAGGATTAAAAAGGAAATAGCCCTGATTGTGGCTATGAACGAAAAAGGCGAAACGGCTATTTACCCTCCTGCCGAAATGGTGTTTGACCAGGTATTAAACCTGCTCGACTACCAGTTAAGCCCCGTACAATTACCAAAAGAACAACTGTGGAAAGCAGAAGCCATTGCCCTGCGGGTGGTAAAAGGCCTGCAAAGCCCAGGTTTGTTTGCAGTGGAATTGTTTATTGACGAAAAAGACGAAGTGCTGGTGAACGAAACCGCACCACGTGTACATAACAGCGGCCACCATACTATTGAAGCCAACTATTGCAGCCAGTATGATATGCTGTGGCGCATTATGCTGGGTTATCCTTTAGGTAACACAGCCGCCATACTGCCCTCTTCCATCGTAAACATTTTAGGTTCCGAAGGACACACCGGCAAGGCCGTATACGAAGGGCTGGACGAAGTATTGAAAATGGAAAACGTGTTTGTACACCTGTACGGTAAAACCGAAACCAAACCGGGCCGTAAAATGGGTCACGTTACCATCATCAGCAACGAAAGAATTGACCTTACCTATAAGGCACATAAAATCAAAAACACTTTAAAAGTAATTTCTGCATAG
- the purE gene encoding 5-(carboxyamino)imidazole ribonucleotide mutase produces the protein MTAQNAPLVGIIMGSDSDLNIMQDAAAVMQEFGIPFELTVVSAHRTPLRMINYAQQAAQRGLKVIIAGAGGAAHLPGMVASVTSLPVIGVPVKSSNSIDGWDSVLSILQMPNGVPVATVALNAAKNAGLLAAQIIGTSDSAIAQKMDTYKANMNQAVLDKAGKLSKDWPNNFD, from the coding sequence ATGACAGCACAAAACGCACCACTGGTTGGTATTATAATGGGTAGCGATAGCGACCTGAATATTATGCAGGATGCTGCTGCAGTAATGCAGGAGTTTGGAATTCCTTTTGAATTAACGGTAGTATCGGCCCACCGCACTCCCCTGCGCATGATTAACTATGCACAGCAGGCGGCTCAACGTGGGTTAAAAGTAATTATAGCCGGTGCGGGTGGTGCAGCACATTTACCCGGCATGGTAGCTTCTGTTACTTCTTTACCGGTAATTGGCGTTCCCGTTAAATCGTCTAATTCTATTGATGGCTGGGATTCGGTATTGTCTATTTTACAAATGCCTAATGGCGTTCCGGTAGCTACCGTGGCTTTAAATGCAGCCAAAAACGCCGGTTTGCTGGCAGCTCAGATCATTGGCACATCCGACAGTGCTATTGCGCAAAAGATGGATACCTATAAAGCTAACATGAACCAGGCCGTATTGGATAAAGCGGGTAAATTAAGCAAAGACTGGCCTAACAACTTTGATTAG
- a CDS encoding RNA polymerase sigma factor, giving the protein MNNSQVGDELLLTRLSKGDKLAFDQLYQQYSHPLYLNLLKLTKSEAIAEELLQEIFVRIWNKKDTLDIHTGLGNYLFKISQNLVYDFFRKAKQDKQLRSQIIAVAAEEYTHIEENLLSKENRTLLHRAISTLPPVRQQVFKLCKLEGKSYDEVAEELGIGVSTVNDHIVKATKHIKRYFPIILLIISTLNN; this is encoded by the coding sequence TTGAATAATTCGCAGGTTGGGGATGAACTACTATTAACGCGTTTATCAAAAGGCGATAAACTGGCGTTTGATCAACTGTATCAGCAATACAGCCATCCCCTGTACCTGAACCTGTTAAAGCTTACCAAATCGGAAGCCATTGCCGAAGAGCTGTTACAGGAGATTTTTGTAAGAATCTGGAATAAGAAAGATACACTGGACATACACACAGGTTTGGGCAACTATCTGTTTAAGATAAGCCAGAACCTGGTGTATGATTTCTTTAGAAAAGCGAAACAGGACAAACAGCTGCGTTCACAAATAATAGCTGTAGCCGCCGAAGAATACACCCATATTGAAGAAAACCTGCTGTCTAAAGAAAATCGCACCCTCCTTCACCGCGCCATTTCCACCCTTCCTCCTGTGCGCCAACAGGTGTTTAAGCTCTGTAAACTGGAAGGAAAATCATACGACGAAGTTGCAGAAGAATTGGGCATCGGTGTAAGCACGGTAAACGATCATATCGTAAAAGCTACCAAACATATCAAAAGATATTTTCCCATTATCTTACTCATTATCAGCACACTAAACAACTAA
- a CDS encoding FecR family protein encodes MEKFHRASSIKREKVPLADFNTIFVRYLNNNCSPEETAFLMEQLASGELTEEQQQLLEQHITNWTALQQNGEPIPATLQNKLDNIKKLVDTEVIRQTQPAKQVKLSWRTYAAAAAVTGLVVVGYWGFKNLSPIVEKTKTFAAQPGERRSLRLPDGSQVILNGESNLVLSENFTTGNREVTLSGEAYFDVSQNAAHPFIIHTMTMDIEVLGTAFNVRSYPDEAAEETSLIRGKVQVTLKKEGESGKSYILLPMQKLVVAKSRQGDSANNHTVSSPTPHVDSLFKNRLLNNLPETAWTENKLAFDNATLETVADKMEKWYGITVEIKNDAIKNIPYTGSFEGETLEKVMDAIKYSIPMLHYKMEGSRKLILY; translated from the coding sequence ATGGAAAAGTTTCACCGCGCGTCTTCAATAAAAAGAGAGAAAGTGCCGCTGGCTGATTTCAATACCATATTCGTCCGCTACCTGAACAATAACTGTTCACCGGAAGAAACTGCTTTTCTAATGGAGCAGTTAGCAAGCGGCGAATTAACAGAAGAGCAGCAGCAGCTACTGGAACAACACATCACTAACTGGACTGCTTTGCAGCAAAATGGAGAACCTATTCCCGCCACACTGCAAAACAAGCTGGACAATATAAAAAAACTGGTAGACACGGAAGTGATCCGGCAAACCCAACCTGCCAAACAGGTAAAGTTAAGCTGGCGCACCTATGCCGCAGCCGCTGCCGTAACAGGCCTGGTGGTAGTGGGATATTGGGGGTTCAAAAACCTGTCGCCCATAGTAGAAAAAACAAAAACATTTGCAGCACAGCCGGGCGAAAGAAGAAGTCTTCGTTTACCCGACGGCTCACAAGTGATATTGAACGGTGAAAGCAACCTGGTTTTATCGGAAAACTTCACTACTGGCAACAGGGAAGTGACTTTATCCGGAGAAGCTTATTTCGATGTTTCGCAAAACGCTGCACATCCATTTATCATACACACTATGACAATGGATATAGAGGTACTGGGCACTGCATTTAATGTGCGCTCTTACCCCGATGAAGCTGCAGAAGAAACCTCGCTTATACGCGGCAAGGTGCAGGTAACACTGAAAAAAGAAGGAGAATCAGGCAAAAGCTATATACTGCTGCCCATGCAAAAACTGGTGGTAGCAAAAAGCAGGCAGGGCGATTCGGCTAACAACCACACGGTAAGCAGTCCAACGCCACATGTAGACAGTTTGTTTAAAAACAGATTGCTGAACAACCTGCCCGAAACAGCCTGGACCGAAAATAAACTGGCATTTGACAATGCTACACTGGAAACAGTGGCCGATAAAATGGAAAAATGGTATGGCATTACCGTTGAAATTAAAAACGACGCCATTAAAAACATTCCTTACACCGGTAGTTTTGAAGGCGAAACACTTGAAAAAGTGATGGATGCCATTAAATATTCTATTCCTATGCTCCATTACAAAATGGAGGGTAGTCGAAAACTAATCCTGTACTAA
- a CDS encoding SusC/RagA family TonB-linked outer membrane protein, with the protein MMRLTTFVLLCGCLFFADKGIAQSARVTLSVKQISLEQFFNIIESQTGYRFSYSAAVIPIHKKVDIWAKNESLETLLTRTLKQLGLSHRLMSEKVIGITDTRLTAPSSIPLPPPYPQLPDTITIHGTVVDENGKPIANAAIQVRGTNKGISSAPDGTFSISLTAPAFTLDISSLNFVPRELTVSSGITRYRIMMEATAESLSEIVVVAYGTTRKGAYTGSVAQINSEKIAERSVTNVLNYIEGSAPGIQSTSSNGQPGSSPTIRIRGFGSVSASNAPLFVLDGAIYDGNISDINANDIDNFSILKDAAATALYGNKAVNGVIMISTKKGKRGQNRVQLRVNQGIYTRGMPEYNRVNAYQYYPLMWEALRNSLVYPASGTNAIPIADANQLASGVYPRFTTGANAGKQNYNGTAYSDISQLLVNNPFNVASTDIVRVDGTINPNARLLYPDDLNWYKALSRTGQRQDYTLATSGGTERRDYYISLGYNNEKGFINQSDFRRFTGRVNVNTQPLNWFKTGLNLSAAIANGNNANDELSTGFVNPFFFTRDIGPIYPVYQHNATTGAFILDNNGQKQYELGLNRASGGKAGRNVVAETALNKNIKKTNTISARSYGTITLYKGLNFTSNISVDLANLDNPTYDNKIVGDGAGDNGRASKTSSATTSYTFNQLFTYNQSFNQHHIDVLAGHENYDFNYRYSYGARSGQILENNTELINFTTTTDLTSYTYKDRTESYLSRINYDFKSKYLFSASFRRDGSSRFYQHARWGNFWSVGAGWRLDQEKYISQLKWVNMLKLRGSYGVVGNNFILNSTGDNNYYAWQALYQLNRNNALEPGYLQSSLENKDLKWETNRQLDLGVDFSLFNNRLSGTIEYFNKNSYDLLYSVPLPVSGGIDAKNMNIGTAYNRGLEVQLTGTWLQKKNFSWATTLNWTIFSNKITSQPQQEIIEETSKRMVGHSIYDYWLRQWYGVDPNDGAGLFVADKFVAGTTRINAKGDTVTTDYSNARFAYSGTAIPDFYGSISNTVAYKNFKLSFLITYQVGGKTYDAPYAYLMNTGNYGEALHTDVLRRWQKPGDITDVPRMDYSQVSNYQQQSTRYLVSSSYLNFRSATFTWAIPAKTTALLHIQDALLYITAENLGWLTARKGMNPQQAYSGLAFNAYAPARIYTLGLNITL; encoded by the coding sequence ATGATGAGATTGACCACCTTTGTGTTACTCTGTGGTTGCCTGTTTTTTGCCGATAAAGGCATTGCACAAAGCGCCCGGGTAACGTTAAGTGTAAAACAAATAAGCCTCGAACAATTTTTCAATATCATTGAAAGCCAAACCGGCTACCGCTTTTCTTACAGCGCAGCTGTTATTCCCATACACAAAAAGGTAGATATCTGGGCCAAAAACGAATCACTGGAAACGCTACTTACCCGCACGCTAAAACAGCTGGGGCTTAGCCACCGCCTGATGAGCGAAAAGGTAATAGGCATTACCGATACCCGTTTAACAGCGCCCTCTTCTATTCCCCTTCCTCCGCCCTATCCACAACTACCCGATACTATTACCATACATGGTACCGTAGTAGATGAAAACGGCAAACCTATTGCCAACGCAGCTATACAGGTAAGAGGAACCAATAAAGGCATTAGCAGTGCGCCTGACGGCACATTCAGCATTTCACTTACAGCACCGGCCTTTACTTTAGATATTAGCTCTTTAAACTTTGTACCACGTGAATTAACCGTTAGCAGCGGCATTACCCGTTATCGCATTATGATGGAAGCTACTGCCGAATCGCTCAGCGAAATTGTGGTGGTAGCTTATGGCACCACCCGTAAAGGCGCTTATACCGGTTCAGTAGCACAGATTAATTCAGAAAAAATAGCCGAACGCTCCGTAACCAACGTACTGAATTATATAGAAGGATCTGCACCAGGCATACAAAGCACTTCCTCCAACGGGCAGCCCGGCTCATCCCCCACCATACGCATCAGGGGCTTTGGATCGGTTAGCGCTTCCAACGCGCCTTTGTTTGTATTGGACGGGGCTATTTACGATGGCAACATCTCCGATATTAACGCCAACGATATTGACAACTTTTCCATTTTAAAAGACGCGGCCGCAACCGCCTTATATGGTAATAAAGCCGTGAATGGTGTTATTATGATCAGCACCAAAAAAGGAAAAAGAGGGCAAAACCGCGTGCAGCTGCGGGTGAACCAGGGCATTTACACCCGTGGCATGCCCGAATACAACCGGGTGAATGCCTATCAATACTATCCTTTAATGTGGGAAGCGCTGCGTAACAGCCTGGTATACCCGGCCTCCGGCACTAATGCAATTCCCATAGCAGACGCCAACCAGCTGGCTTCCGGCGTGTATCCCCGTTTTACAACAGGTGCCAATGCTGGCAAACAAAACTACAATGGCACCGCCTATTCCGATATCAGCCAGCTGCTGGTGAATAACCCGTTTAACGTAGCCAGCACAGATATAGTAAGAGTGGATGGCACCATTAACCCCAATGCCCGATTATTATACCCAGATGATCTCAACTGGTACAAAGCGCTATCACGCACCGGCCAGCGGCAGGACTATACACTGGCCACCAGCGGCGGCACAGAAAGAAGGGACTATTATATTTCCCTGGGTTACAACAATGAAAAAGGGTTTATTAACCAGTCGGACTTTCGCAGGTTCACCGGCCGTGTAAATGTGAACACTCAGCCCCTGAACTGGTTTAAAACCGGCCTTAACCTGTCGGCTGCCATAGCCAATGGCAATAATGCCAACGACGAATTGAGTACCGGTTTCGTAAACCCCTTCTTCTTTACACGCGACATTGGCCCTATTTACCCCGTGTACCAGCACAATGCCACCACAGGCGCATTTATACTGGACAATAACGGTCAAAAGCAATACGAGCTGGGCCTAAACCGGGCATCAGGTGGCAAAGCAGGCCGCAACGTAGTAGCTGAAACCGCTCTGAATAAGAACATCAAAAAAACAAACACTATCAGCGCCCGCAGCTACGGCACCATCACCCTGTATAAAGGCTTAAACTTTACCTCCAACATAAGTGTAGACCTCGCCAACCTCGACAACCCTACCTACGACAACAAAATTGTAGGTGATGGAGCAGGCGACAATGGCCGGGCCAGCAAAACCAGCAGCGCCACCACCAGCTATACTTTTAACCAGCTGTTCACCTATAACCAATCATTCAACCAGCATCATATAGATGTGCTGGCCGGTCACGAAAACTACGATTTCAATTACCGGTATTCTTATGGGGCACGCTCCGGACAGATATTAGAAAACAATACAGAACTGATCAACTTTACCACTACTACAGACCTCACCTCCTATACCTATAAAGACCGTACAGAAAGCTATTTATCACGTATCAACTACGATTTTAAAAGCAAATACCTTTTTTCAGCTTCCTTTCGCCGTGATGGTTCTTCCCGCTTTTACCAGCATGCCCGTTGGGGTAATTTCTGGTCGGTAGGTGCAGGTTGGCGTTTAGACCAGGAAAAATATATCAGCCAGCTGAAATGGGTGAATATGTTAAAGCTGCGCGGCTCGTATGGTGTGGTAGGCAACAACTTTATCCTCAACTCTACCGGCGACAACAACTACTACGCCTGGCAGGCCCTGTACCAGCTAAACAGGAACAACGCGCTGGAACCCGGTTACCTGCAATCGTCACTGGAAAACAAAGACCTGAAATGGGAAACCAACCGACAGCTGGACCTGGGTGTAGACTTTAGCTTATTCAACAACCGGTTGAGCGGTACCATAGAATACTTTAACAAAAACTCATACGATCTGTTGTACAGTGTTCCCCTGCCGGTTTCAGGAGGTATTGATGCTAAGAACATGAACATTGGCACCGCTTACAACCGCGGCTTAGAAGTGCAGCTTACTGGCACCTGGTTGCAGAAGAAAAACTTTAGCTGGGCCACTACCCTCAACTGGACTATTTTCTCTAATAAAATTACCAGCCAACCCCAACAGGAAATTATTGAAGAAACCAGCAAACGAATGGTGGGGCATTCTATCTATGACTATTGGCTGCGTCAATGGTACGGAGTAGACCCAAATGATGGAGCAGGCCTGTTTGTAGCCGATAAATTTGTGGCTGGTACCACACGCATTAACGCAAAAGGAGATACTGTAACAACCGATTACTCTAATGCCCGCTTTGCTTATTCCGGCACTGCTATACCTGATTTTTATGGCAGCATTAGCAACACGGTAGCCTACAAAAACTTCAAACTAAGCTTTTTAATCACCTACCAGGTAGGCGGCAAAACTTACGATGCCCCTTATGCCTACCTGATGAACACCGGTAATTATGGCGAAGCGTTACATACCGATGTATTACGCCGCTGGCAAAAACCGGGCGATATTACCGATGTGCCGCGTATGGATTACAGCCAGGTAAGCAACTACCAGCAACAAAGCACCCGCTACCTGGTAAGTAGCAGCTACCTTAACTTTCGCTCAGCAACCTTTACCTGGGCAATACCCGCAAAAACAACGGCGTTATTGCATATACAGGATGCCCTGCTTTATATTACAGCCGAAAACCTGGGCTGGTTAACAGCACGCAAAGGCATGAACCCGCAACAAGCGTACTCGGGTTTAGCTTTTAATGCTTACGCACCGGCACGCATTTACACCCTGGGCCTAAACATAACTTTATAG
- a CDS encoding RagB/SusD family nutrient uptake outer membrane protein — MYLLKSISLTSLVITGLLLTGCKKSYLNTTPNDSATIDEAFANTTTAWGAINGIHRSLYIQYAQQDQGGQGSVAINLDYMGEDLVKTGTGSGWFTNSYRWKAHRAVTGTTDLYPYRFYYKIIHNANMIIENVDRATGPAADKRAIKGEAYVYRAWAHFVLVQLYGKRYNKDAAPNTQPGVPLRLSSSTDPLARATVEQVYTQVNTDLDSAITNLTGYNRTYKSHFNVQVAQGIKARVALTMQNWDSAAVYAATARQGYSLMSRADYLTGFNNISNIEWMWGSQQTADQTTYFYSFFAYMSANYASSDIRTNPKAISSMLYRNISKTDVRKQLWDSTGANTSFPIPANGVRKQYMNRKFLTATSSSIGDVPNMRAAEMYLIEAEAKARAGDNGGAQDALYQLAFQRDSMYTKSTRTGQALITEIMRQRRTELWGEGFRFLDLKRLNLPLDRTGANHDATLAEVFTVPVESILWQWLIPQDEINYSSGLVTQNDL; from the coding sequence ATGTATCTTTTAAAGTCCATATCGCTTACATCATTGGTTATTACCGGTCTTTTACTCACTGGCTGTAAAAAGTCGTACCTCAACACCACCCCCAACGATAGCGCAACTATAGACGAAGCTTTTGCCAACACTACCACCGCATGGGGTGCTATCAACGGCATTCATCGCTCGCTGTACATTCAATATGCCCAGCAGGATCAGGGTGGACAAGGCTCAGTGGCCATTAACCTGGACTATATGGGCGAAGACCTGGTAAAAACAGGCACAGGCAGTGGCTGGTTCACCAATTCGTACCGCTGGAAAGCACACCGGGCCGTTACCGGAACTACCGATTTATATCCTTATCGCTTTTACTATAAAATCATCCACAATGCCAATATGATCATTGAAAATGTGGACAGGGCCACCGGACCCGCTGCTGACAAAAGGGCTATCAAAGGCGAAGCCTATGTATATCGCGCCTGGGCTCATTTTGTGCTGGTGCAGTTATACGGGAAAAGGTACAACAAAGACGCAGCGCCTAATACCCAGCCCGGCGTTCCCTTACGTTTAAGCAGTAGCACCGATCCATTGGCACGTGCCACTGTGGAACAGGTATACACACAGGTGAATACAGATTTAGACAGCGCTATCACCAACTTAACAGGCTATAACAGAACCTATAAATCGCACTTTAACGTGCAGGTAGCACAGGGAATAAAAGCCCGGGTGGCCTTAACCATGCAAAACTGGGATAGCGCCGCAGTGTATGCCGCCACTGCAAGGCAAGGCTACAGCTTGATGAGCCGCGCCGACTACCTCACGGGTTTTAATAACATTTCCAATATAGAGTGGATGTGGGGCAGCCAGCAAACAGCCGATCAAACCACCTACTTCTATTCTTTCTTTGCTTATATGAGTGCGAATTATGCGTCATCCGACATTCGCACCAACCCCAAAGCCATCAGCTCAATGCTGTATAGAAACATTAGCAAAACGGATGTAAGAAAGCAGTTGTGGGATTCTACCGGGGCCAATACCAGCTTCCCAATCCCCGCCAATGGCGTTCGTAAGCAGTATATGAACCGGAAGTTTTTAACTGCTACCAGCAGCAGCATTGGCGATGTGCCCAATATGCGGGCAGCCGAAATGTATTTAATTGAAGCAGAAGCCAAAGCCCGCGCCGGGGATAATGGTGGCGCGCAGGATGCACTGTACCAACTAGCTTTTCAGCGCGACTCTATGTATACAAAATCTACACGCACAGGTCAGGCGCTGATTACCGAAATAATGCGACAACGCCGCACAGAATTATGGGGAGAAGGATTCCGTTTCCTCGATTTAAAACGCTTAAACTTACCATTGGATAGAACAGGGGCTAATCACGATGCTACGTTGGCCGAGGTGTTTACTGTGCCTGTAGAAAGCATCCTGTGGCAATGGTTAATACCACAGGATGAAATAAATTATAGTAGCGGGCTGGTTACACAAAACGATTTGTAA
- the bshC gene encoding bacillithiol biosynthesis cysteine-adding enzyme BshC — MSEATLQQLMKTDCKYITYNETGYFSKIVSDYLSRDEKMKPFYEHETSLEGIKQAIRNRQAFATNRPLLVKVLKEQYQGLETTALVQQHIEALGDDKTFTVTTAHQPNIFTGPFYFIYKILHAIKLAASLAQQLPEYKFVPVYYMGSEDADLDEVGTTTLQGKKYKWETKQTGAVGRMKVDKAFIQLITEMKGQLGVLPFGEEVTGLFQAFYTEGTSIQQATLGLVNALFGKYGLVVLVPDHAEYKRAFAPVIEKELKEHFSHTAVAETLEQLSKHYKVQAGGREINLFYLTENNRERIEEPAFPLAQMLEELQTNPERFSPNVILRGVLQETLLPNIAFIGGGGELAYWLELKQVFAVAQVPYPVLLVRNSFVWVEKKRADQLQEMGLELVDLFLSLHDQMTKVTKIKSENPTSLQSEIAAVRDLYATIEKAASKTETSLSQHVQALRTQAVKKLDQLEKKMLKAEKRKFGQEEFRLQQIRQALLPNNNLQERVENFSTLYSQYGNKILDVLLQHSLTLEQQFGIIITD, encoded by the coding sequence ATGAGTGAAGCAACTTTACAGCAATTGATGAAAACGGATTGTAAGTATATCACGTACAACGAAACCGGTTACTTTAGTAAAATTGTTTCTGACTACTTATCGCGTGATGAGAAGATGAAGCCTTTTTACGAGCATGAAACTTCGTTGGAAGGTATTAAGCAAGCTATCCGTAACAGGCAGGCATTTGCTACCAACAGACCGTTATTGGTAAAGGTGTTGAAAGAGCAGTATCAGGGGTTGGAAACAACGGCCCTGGTTCAGCAGCATATAGAAGCGTTAGGTGATGATAAAACCTTTACCGTTACCACCGCACACCAGCCTAATATTTTTACCGGTCCTTTTTACTTTATATACAAAATACTGCATGCCATTAAACTGGCCGCTTCTTTAGCGCAGCAGTTGCCAGAATACAAGTTTGTGCCTGTGTATTACATGGGTAGTGAAGATGCCGATCTGGACGAAGTAGGCACTACTACCTTACAGGGCAAGAAGTATAAATGGGAAACCAAACAAACAGGTGCTGTAGGTCGTATGAAAGTAGATAAAGCTTTTATACAGCTGATTACTGAAATGAAGGGGCAGTTGGGCGTTCTTCCTTTTGGCGAAGAAGTAACCGGGCTGTTTCAGGCTTTTTATACAGAAGGTACTTCTATACAACAAGCTACCCTGGGTTTGGTAAATGCTTTATTTGGCAAATATGGTCTGGTGGTGTTAGTGCCCGATCATGCGGAGTATAAGCGTGCTTTTGCTCCGGTGATTGAAAAAGAACTGAAAGAACATTTTTCTCATACTGCAGTGGCAGAAACGCTGGAGCAGCTGAGCAAGCACTACAAGGTGCAGGCTGGCGGCCGCGAAATAAACCTGTTTTATCTTACGGAGAACAATAGGGAACGTATAGAAGAACCAGCTTTTCCTTTGGCGCAAATGCTGGAAGAGCTGCAAACGAATCCAGAGCGCTTTAGTCCTAACGTTATTTTACGCGGTGTGTTACAGGAAACCCTGTTGCCTAACATTGCCTTTATTGGTGGTGGTGGCGAGCTGGCTTACTGGCTGGAACTGAAACAGGTGTTTGCTGTCGCCCAGGTGCCTTACCCGGTGCTGTTAGTGCGAAACTCCTTTGTGTGGGTGGAAAAGAAACGTGCAGATCAATTGCAGGAGATGGGGCTGGAACTGGTGGACCTGTTTTTATCGTTACACGACCAGATGACCAAGGTTACCAAAATTAAAAGCGAAAACCCCACCAGCTTGCAAAGCGAAATAGCGGCTGTAAGAGATTTGTATGCCACTATTGAAAAAGCAGCCTCTAAAACAGAAACCAGCTTATCGCAGCATGTGCAGGCATTGCGCACGCAGGCGGTGAAAAAGCTGGACCAGCTGGAAAAGAAAATGCTGAAGGCCGAAAAACGTAAGTTTGGCCAGGAAGAGTTTCGTTTACAGCAAATAAGGCAAGCTTTATTACCCAATAATAACCTGCAGGAGCGTGTAGAAAACTTCTCTACCCTGTACAGTCAATATGGGAATAAGATACTGGATGTGTTGCTGCAACATTCGTTAACACTGGAGCAGCAGTTTGGAATTATTATTACTGATTAG